The proteins below are encoded in one region of Aeromonas jandaei:
- a CDS encoding insulinase family protein: MSPYASPNDHRQYHYLELANRLRVLLICDPDTDKSAASLAVNTGHFDDPADRQGMAHFLEHMLFLGTATYPKPGEYQQFMSRHGGSNNAWTGTEFTNFFFEIDNGFFEAGLDRFAQFFICPTFDPEWVDKERNAVDSEYRLKLQDDVRRSYQVHKETVNPAHPFAKFSVGNLDTLADLPGRDLRSDLINFYESHYSADRMALVMMSPADIDTQLQWCCRYFAPILNRNLGTPTLDMPLYRLDDLGIRIQIKPVKETRKLALTFPLPNVDAFYDKKPLTFLSHLIGYEGDGSLLSLLKAKGWVNQLSAGGGISGANFKDFGVNFGLTPLGLEHVDEIVAFLFGYLKLIDRAGLQAWRYDEKRTVLESAFRFQERGRPLDTVSGLVLNLFSYQPEDLLHGDYMMREYDEALIRRFLAKLTPHNLRMTITAPEVTTDRLARWYQTPYNVATITEAEKIRWQQSEPDSALALPKPNPFISSRLDPRTPEIAAEMPACLIDRPGFRLWHLHEHLFSVPKGNLYISIDSEHAVKSPRHIAMARLAVELLADHLNALTYPAELAGLGYQIYAHQGGFTINLSGFADKQPLLLDMILGNRTLGYPDPGRFSEIKEALIRNWDNQSKARPISQLFNQLTSLLQPNNPPFEQLLRHLRTVELSEMPDFVASLFAEVHIETLVHGDWTAAEALELAALMERHLSDINGTSSKPSGETRRPLISIQDRGTLIREQGCEHEDSALLVYYQSRTTRARDLACFTLANHIMSSTFFHELRTRQQLGYVVGAGNLPLNRHPGLIFYIQSPVAGPQHLLDAVEEFIDLFPLAMLEFTEQQWQESKAGLQAQLSERDANLRSRGQRLWVSIGNKDLGFDQRERVCEEVGKLTRADLVRFITQLRSRTSDRLILCSYGQGHEHEERITGQFIDDPRAFRLNAATFEA; this comes from the coding sequence ATGAGCCCATATGCCAGTCCCAATGACCATCGGCAATACCACTATCTGGAGCTGGCAAACCGGCTCAGGGTCTTGTTGATTTGCGATCCCGATACCGATAAATCCGCCGCATCTCTGGCGGTCAATACCGGCCATTTTGACGATCCGGCCGACCGGCAGGGGATGGCTCACTTTCTCGAACACATGCTCTTTCTCGGTACCGCTACCTACCCCAAGCCAGGTGAGTACCAGCAATTTATGAGCCGTCATGGCGGCAGCAACAACGCCTGGACCGGCACCGAGTTCACCAACTTCTTCTTCGAGATCGACAACGGCTTCTTCGAGGCGGGTCTCGACCGGTTCGCCCAGTTCTTCATCTGCCCCACGTTCGATCCGGAGTGGGTCGACAAGGAGCGCAACGCGGTCGACTCCGAATATCGCCTCAAACTGCAGGATGATGTGCGCCGCAGCTATCAGGTACACAAGGAGACGGTCAATCCCGCTCACCCCTTTGCCAAGTTTTCGGTGGGCAACCTCGATACCCTGGCCGATCTGCCGGGACGGGATCTGCGCTCCGATCTCATCAACTTCTACGAGAGCCACTACAGCGCGGATCGCATGGCGCTGGTGATGATGTCGCCCGCCGACATCGACACCCAGCTGCAGTGGTGCTGTCGCTATTTCGCTCCCATTTTGAATCGCAATTTGGGAACGCCGACTCTCGATATGCCACTCTACCGGCTCGACGATCTTGGCATCCGCATCCAGATCAAGCCGGTGAAAGAGACCCGCAAACTGGCGCTCACCTTCCCGCTGCCCAATGTGGACGCTTTTTATGACAAAAAGCCCCTCACCTTCCTGAGCCACCTTATCGGCTACGAAGGAGATGGCAGCCTGCTCTCATTGCTTAAAGCGAAAGGCTGGGTCAACCAGCTCTCGGCAGGCGGCGGCATCAGCGGCGCCAACTTCAAGGATTTTGGCGTCAACTTCGGCCTCACCCCGCTCGGCCTTGAACATGTGGACGAGATCGTGGCCTTCCTGTTTGGCTACCTCAAGCTTATCGACCGAGCAGGGCTGCAGGCCTGGCGCTACGACGAGAAGCGCACCGTGCTCGAATCGGCATTCCGTTTTCAGGAGCGCGGCCGCCCGCTCGATACCGTCTCGGGGCTGGTGCTTAACCTCTTTAGCTACCAGCCGGAGGATCTGCTGCACGGTGACTACATGATGCGGGAGTATGACGAGGCGCTGATCCGTCGCTTCCTCGCCAAACTCACCCCGCACAACCTGCGCATGACCATCACGGCGCCGGAGGTGACTACCGACCGGCTGGCCCGCTGGTATCAGACCCCCTACAACGTGGCGACCATCACCGAGGCGGAGAAGATCCGCTGGCAGCAGAGCGAGCCGGACAGTGCACTGGCGCTGCCCAAGCCCAACCCCTTTATCAGCAGCCGACTCGATCCGCGCACGCCGGAGATCGCCGCCGAGATGCCGGCCTGCCTTATCGATCGCCCCGGCTTTCGCCTCTGGCACCTTCACGAGCACCTCTTTAGCGTGCCCAAGGGCAACCTCTACATCTCCATCGACAGCGAACACGCGGTCAAAAGCCCGCGCCACATCGCCATGGCGCGCCTTGCGGTGGAGCTTTTGGCCGACCACCTCAATGCCCTCACCTATCCGGCGGAGCTGGCGGGGCTGGGCTACCAGATCTATGCCCATCAGGGGGGCTTTACCATCAACCTGAGCGGCTTTGCCGACAAGCAGCCGCTGCTGCTCGACATGATCCTCGGCAACCGCACCCTGGGTTATCCCGACCCGGGCCGCTTTAGCGAGATCAAGGAGGCGCTCATTCGCAACTGGGACAACCAGTCCAAGGCGCGTCCCATCTCCCAGCTGTTCAACCAGCTCACCAGTTTGCTGCAACCCAATAACCCGCCGTTCGAGCAGTTGCTGCGCCACCTGCGCACCGTCGAGCTCTCCGAGATGCCTGACTTCGTGGCAAGCCTCTTTGCCGAGGTGCATATCGAGACGCTGGTGCACGGCGACTGGACCGCGGCCGAGGCGCTGGAGCTGGCGGCGCTGATGGAGCGCCACCTGAGCGATATCAATGGCACCAGCAGCAAACCGAGTGGCGAGACCCGCCGCCCGCTTATCTCGATTCAGGACAGGGGCACCCTGATCCGCGAGCAGGGCTGCGAGCACGAAGATTCGGCCCTGCTGGTCTACTACCAGTCCCGCACAACCCGGGCACGGGATCTCGCCTGCTTTACCCTGGCCAACCACATCATGTCCTCCACCTTCTTCCACGAGCTGCGCACCCGCCAGCAGCTCGGTTATGTGGTGGGGGCAGGCAACCTGCCGCTCAATCGCCACCCGGGTCTCATCTTCTATATCCAGTCGCCGGTGGCGGGGCCCCAGCATCTGCTCGACGCGGTGGAGGAGTTTATCGACCTCTTCCCGCTGGCCATGCTCGAATTTACCGAGCAGCAGTGGCAGGAGAGCAAGGCCGGGCTGCAGGCCCAGCTCAGCGAGCGCGACGCCAATCTGCGCAGCCGCGGCCAGCGGCTGTGGGTCAGCATCGGCAACAAGGACTTGGGGTTCGATCAACGGGAACGGGTCTGCGAGGAGGTCGGCAAGCTGACGCGCGCCGATCTGGTGCGCTTTATCACCCAGCTGCGTTCACGCACCTCCGATCGGCTGATCCTCTGCAGCTACGGGCAGGGCCACGAGCACGAGGAGCGGATCACCGGCCAGTTTATCGACGACCCGCGAGCATTCCGGCTCAATGCCGCCACCTTCGAGGCCTGA
- a CDS encoding thiopurine S-methyltransferase, translating into MEAAFWHQRWEENRIGFHQADFNRWLQSWWSAQQPDEPVLVPLCGKSRDMLWLSGQGHPVDGFELSSVAIASFFSENSLKAAVSEVGPYQCHQVESLRIFEGDFFAAPELGRRYRLVYDRAALIALPTAMRRQYAALMSRLVEEGGQILLVTLEYQPEQQSQPPFSVGEMEVRALFERDFRVEVLGRAAEVDHPRVLSGQLSYFDEVAYRLIRRA; encoded by the coding sequence ATGGAAGCTGCGTTTTGGCATCAGCGTTGGGAAGAGAACCGAATTGGCTTTCATCAGGCAGATTTCAACCGCTGGCTGCAATCCTGGTGGTCGGCGCAGCAGCCGGATGAGCCGGTGCTGGTGCCCCTGTGCGGCAAGTCTCGCGACATGCTCTGGCTGAGCGGGCAGGGTCATCCGGTCGATGGCTTCGAGCTCTCCTCCGTCGCCATCGCCAGCTTTTTCAGTGAAAACAGCCTAAAGGCGGCGGTGAGCGAGGTGGGCCCCTATCAGTGCCATCAGGTCGAGAGCCTGCGCATCTTCGAAGGGGATTTCTTTGCCGCACCCGAGCTCGGTCGCCGCTATCGGCTGGTCTATGACCGGGCGGCGCTGATCGCCCTGCCAACCGCGATGCGCCGCCAGTATGCCGCGCTGATGAGCCGGCTGGTGGAGGAGGGGGGCCAGATCTTGCTGGTGACCCTTGAATATCAGCCGGAGCAGCAGAGCCAGCCGCCCTTCTCGGTGGGGGAGATGGAGGTGCGGGCGCTGTTTGAACGGGACTTTCGGGTCGAGGTGCTGGGGCGGGCTGCCGAGGTGGATCACCCGCGAGTGCTCTCCGGTCAGCTCTCCTATTTTGACGAAGTGGCCTATCGCCTGATCCGCCGTGCCTGA
- a CDS encoding leucine-rich repeat-containing protein kinase family protein: MHTLEQLRAGELCGARHLKLSENLAVFPSEILSLKETLEVLDLTGNQLSTLPDELAGFGKLRIIFCTENRFTELPEVLGRCPALTMVGFKANQIATVPAKALPAGLRWLILTDNAIERLPDELGQCDALQKLMLAGNRLRELPASLANCRKLELLRIAANRIERFPEWLLALPRLAWLAYSGNPFSEGAEARAISDEQVASLPWQRLAIGELLGQGASGVIHRAAMHSEPLVAERIADESRDAIGASEVAVKIFKGAVTSDGLPQCEMAASLAAGAHPNLIPVLGRVADHPSGMPALVMALIDPAFANLAGPPSLASCTRDVYDEGLRFTLAEALTLALGIASVAGHLHQAGIMHGDLYGHNILFTRGPSAHALLGDFGAASLYDLHERELAQGLERLEVRAFGCLLEELLARCDGDVDEAQLAGLHQLTAACLSELHGDRPDFAEIGRQLAVARSTLL; this comes from the coding sequence ATGCATACTCTGGAACAGCTGCGCGCAGGTGAACTGTGCGGTGCCCGCCATTTGAAGCTCTCTGAAAACCTTGCGGTTTTCCCCAGCGAGATTTTGAGCCTGAAAGAGACGCTGGAGGTGCTGGATCTCACCGGCAACCAGCTAAGCACGCTGCCGGACGAGCTGGCCGGGTTTGGCAAACTGCGCATCATCTTCTGCACCGAAAACCGCTTTACCGAGCTGCCCGAGGTGCTGGGGCGCTGTCCGGCGCTGACCATGGTGGGCTTTAAGGCCAACCAGATTGCCACCGTGCCGGCCAAAGCGCTGCCCGCCGGTTTGCGCTGGCTGATCCTGACCGATAACGCAATTGAACGGCTGCCCGATGAGCTGGGTCAGTGCGATGCCCTGCAAAAGCTGATGCTGGCGGGCAACCGTCTGCGCGAGCTGCCGGCCAGCCTTGCCAATTGCCGCAAGCTGGAGCTGCTGCGCATCGCCGCCAACCGCATCGAGCGCTTCCCCGAGTGGCTGCTCGCGCTGCCGCGCCTTGCCTGGCTTGCCTACTCCGGCAACCCCTTTAGCGAGGGGGCGGAGGCGCGCGCCATCAGCGATGAGCAGGTTGCCTCCTTGCCGTGGCAGCGCCTTGCGATCGGCGAGCTGTTGGGGCAGGGGGCTTCTGGCGTGATTCATCGCGCGGCCATGCACAGTGAGCCGCTGGTGGCCGAGCGGATAGCCGATGAGTCGCGCGATGCCATTGGCGCGAGCGAGGTGGCGGTCAAGATCTTCAAGGGGGCGGTGACCAGCGATGGCTTGCCCCAGTGCGAGATGGCGGCGTCGCTGGCGGCAGGCGCTCACCCCAACCTGATCCCCGTCTTGGGGCGGGTGGCCGATCACCCCTCCGGCATGCCGGCGCTGGTGATGGCGCTGATCGACCCGGCCTTTGCCAATCTGGCGGGGCCGCCGAGTCTGGCCTCCTGCACCCGCGATGTTTATGACGAAGGGCTGCGCTTTACCCTGGCCGAGGCGCTGACGCTGGCCCTGGGGATTGCCTCGGTGGCGGGTCATCTGCACCAGGCCGGCATCATGCACGGGGATCTCTACGGTCACAATATCCTCTTTACCCGCGGGCCCTCTGCCCACGCCCTGCTCGGCGATTTTGGCGCCGCTTCCCTCTATGACCTGCATGAGCGCGAGCTGGCGCAGGGGCTGGAGCGACTGGAGGTACGCGCCTTTGGCTGCCTGCTGGAGGAGCTGCTGGCACGCTGCGATGGCGATGTTGATGAAGCGCAGCTTGCCGGTTTGCACCAGCTAACGGCGGCTTGTCTCTCTGAACTTCATGGCGATCGCCCCGATTTTGCCGAGATCGGCCGTCAGCTTGCGGTTGCGCGCAGCACCCTGTTGTGA
- the guaA gene encoding glutamine-hydrolyzing GMP synthase, producing the protein MTKDIHQHRILILDFGSQYTQLIARRVREIGVYCELWAWDVTEEQIREFNPSGIILSGGPESVTEAGSPRAPEYVFNAGVPVFGICYGMQTMAEQLGGKVQSSTEREFGYAKVEVLGEAGKSSALLRNIEDAIADNGNALLDVWMSHGDKVTTIPADFTTIARTPTCPHAAMANEAKRFYGVQFHPEVTHTRQGARMLEHFVKDICGCECLWTPATIIDDAVARIREQVGDDEVILGLSGGVDSSVVAMLVHRAIGDRLTCVFVDNGLLRLNEGTQVMEMFGDHFGLNIVKVDAEERFLSALAGVDEPEAKRKIIGRVFVEVFDDEAKKLKNAKWLAQGTIYPDVIESAASKTGKAHVIKSHHNVGGLPEEMKMGLVEPLRELFKDEVRRVGLELGLPYDMLYRHPFPGPGLGVRVLGEVKKEYCDILRRADAVFIEELRKADLYNQVSQAFAVFLPVRSVGVMGDGRKYDWVIALRAVETIDFMTAHWAHLPYDFLGHVSNRIINEINGISRVVYDVSGKPPATIEWE; encoded by the coding sequence ATGACTAAAGACATTCACCAGCACCGTATCCTTATCCTCGACTTCGGTTCCCAGTACACCCAGCTGATCGCCCGCCGCGTGCGCGAAATCGGCGTTTACTGCGAACTGTGGGCCTGGGACGTAACCGAAGAGCAGATCCGCGAATTCAATCCGAGCGGCATCATCCTCTCCGGCGGCCCCGAGTCCGTCACCGAAGCGGGCAGCCCGCGCGCCCCCGAGTATGTGTTCAACGCCGGTGTCCCTGTGTTCGGTATCTGCTACGGCATGCAGACCATGGCCGAGCAGCTGGGTGGCAAGGTGCAATCCTCCACCGAGCGTGAATTCGGTTACGCCAAGGTGGAAGTGCTGGGCGAAGCTGGCAAGAGCAGCGCCCTGTTGCGCAACATCGAAGATGCCATCGCCGACAACGGCAATGCCCTGCTGGATGTCTGGATGAGCCACGGTGACAAGGTCACCACCATTCCGGCCGACTTCACCACCATCGCCCGGACCCCGACCTGCCCCCACGCGGCCATGGCCAACGAAGCCAAGCGTTTCTACGGCGTGCAGTTCCACCCGGAAGTGACCCACACCCGTCAGGGTGCCCGCATGCTGGAGCACTTCGTCAAAGACATCTGCGGCTGCGAATGCCTCTGGACACCGGCCACCATCATCGACGACGCCGTTGCCCGCATCCGCGAGCAGGTGGGTGACGATGAAGTGATCCTCGGCCTCTCCGGCGGTGTCGACTCCTCCGTGGTTGCCATGCTGGTGCACCGCGCCATCGGCGATCGCCTGACCTGCGTATTCGTGGACAACGGCCTGCTGCGCCTGAACGAAGGCACCCAGGTGATGGAGATGTTTGGCGATCACTTTGGTCTCAACATCGTCAAGGTCGATGCCGAAGAGCGCTTCCTCTCTGCCCTGGCCGGTGTTGACGAGCCGGAAGCCAAGCGCAAGATCATCGGCCGCGTCTTCGTCGAAGTGTTTGACGATGAAGCGAAAAAGCTGAAAAACGCCAAGTGGCTGGCGCAAGGCACCATCTATCCGGACGTTATCGAATCCGCTGCCAGCAAGACCGGCAAGGCCCACGTCATCAAGTCTCACCACAACGTCGGTGGCCTGCCGGAAGAGATGAAGATGGGTCTGGTCGAGCCGCTGCGCGAACTGTTCAAAGACGAAGTGCGCCGCGTCGGCCTTGAGCTGGGTCTGCCTTACGATATGCTCTACCGTCACCCGTTCCCGGGCCCGGGTCTGGGCGTGCGCGTTCTTGGCGAAGTGAAGAAAGAGTACTGCGATATCTTGCGCCGCGCCGATGCGGTCTTTATCGAAGAGCTGCGCAAAGCCGATCTCTACAACCAGGTCAGCCAGGCGTTCGCCGTGTTCCTGCCGGTGCGCTCCGTTGGCGTCATGGGCGATGGCCGCAAATATGACTGGGTCATTGCCCTGCGCGCCGTCGAAACCATCGACTTTATGACCGCCCACTGGGCTCACCTGCCGTACGACTTCCTCGGTCACGTATCGAATCGCATCATCAACGAGATCAACGGTATCTCCCGCGTGGTGTACGACGTCTCCGGCAAGCCGCCCGCAACCATCGAATGGGAATAA
- the guaB gene encoding IMP dehydrogenase — MLRIAKEALTFDDVLLVPAHSEVLPNTADLRTKLTSAISLNIPMISAAMDTVTEARLAIALAQEGGIGFIHKNMSIEQQAAEVRKVKKYESGVVTDPVTVRPDMTIAQIKELSHKNGFAGYPVVTDGNQLVGIITGRDVRFVIDLSQTVEQIMTQKDRLVTVREGAPREEVVALMQKHRIEKVLVVNADFKLKGMITVKDFQKAERKPHACKDDKGRLRVGAAVGAGAGNEERVAALVEAGVDVLLIDSSHGHSQGVLDRIKATREAYPDLQIIGGNVATAAGAKALVAAGVNAVKVGIGPGSICTTRIVTGVGVPQITAISDAVDALEGTGVPVIADGGIRFSGDIAKAIAAGASCVMVGSMFAGTEEAPGEIELYQGRSFKSYRGMGSLGAMSKGSSDRYFQTDNAADKLVPEGIEGRVPYKGRLKEIIHQQMGGLRSSMGLTGSATIDDMRTKAEFVRISGAGMKESHVHDVTITKEAPNYRMG; from the coding sequence ATGCTCAGGATTGCCAAAGAAGCGTTAACCTTCGACGATGTACTGTTGGTTCCCGCCCACTCCGAAGTTCTTCCCAATACTGCCGATCTGCGTACCAAGCTGACCTCCGCCATCAGCTTGAACATCCCGATGATTTCCGCTGCCATGGACACAGTGACCGAAGCCCGTCTGGCTATCGCACTGGCCCAGGAAGGCGGTATCGGCTTTATCCACAAGAACATGTCCATCGAGCAGCAGGCTGCCGAAGTGCGCAAGGTCAAGAAGTACGAGAGCGGCGTGGTCACTGACCCCGTTACCGTGCGCCCTGACATGACCATCGCCCAAATCAAGGAGCTGAGCCACAAGAATGGCTTCGCCGGTTACCCCGTGGTGACTGATGGCAATCAGCTGGTCGGTATCATCACCGGCCGTGACGTGCGCTTCGTGATTGACCTCTCCCAGACCGTTGAACAGATCATGACCCAGAAAGATCGTCTGGTCACCGTGCGTGAAGGGGCCCCTCGCGAAGAGGTGGTTGCCCTGATGCAAAAGCACCGTATCGAAAAAGTGCTGGTGGTGAACGCCGACTTCAAACTCAAGGGCATGATCACCGTTAAAGATTTCCAGAAAGCCGAGCGCAAGCCCCACGCCTGTAAAGATGACAAGGGTCGTCTGCGGGTCGGCGCTGCCGTCGGTGCCGGTGCCGGTAACGAAGAGCGCGTTGCCGCGCTGGTGGAAGCCGGTGTTGACGTGCTGCTGATCGACTCCTCCCACGGCCACTCCCAGGGCGTGCTGGATCGCATCAAGGCCACTCGTGAAGCCTATCCGGATCTGCAGATCATCGGTGGCAACGTGGCGACCGCCGCTGGCGCCAAGGCGCTGGTTGCTGCCGGCGTCAACGCCGTCAAGGTCGGTATCGGCCCGGGCTCCATCTGTACTACCCGTATCGTGACCGGCGTGGGCGTGCCCCAGATCACCGCCATCTCCGATGCCGTTGATGCGCTGGAAGGCACCGGCGTACCGGTTATCGCCGACGGCGGCATCCGCTTCTCCGGCGACATCGCCAAGGCCATCGCCGCGGGCGCCAGCTGCGTCATGGTTGGCTCCATGTTCGCCGGTACCGAAGAAGCGCCGGGCGAGATCGAGCTCTATCAGGGTCGCTCCTTCAAATCCTACCGTGGCATGGGTTCTCTGGGCGCCATGTCCAAAGGCTCCAGCGACCGCTACTTCCAGACCGACAACGCCGCCGACAAGCTGGTACCGGAAGGTATCGAAGGTCGCGTGCCTTATAAAGGTCGCCTCAAAGAGATCATCCATCAGCAGATGGGCGGCCTGCGCTCCTCCATGGGCCTGACCGGCAGCGCCACCATCGACGACATGCGCACCAAGGCTGAATTCGTGCGCATCTCCGGCGCCGGGATGAAAGAGTCCCACGTCCACGATGTGACCATTACCAAAGAAGCCCCCAACTATCGGATGGGCTGA
- a CDS encoding potassium transporter Kup — translation MKWNFMMGRQLHQGRAAITLAALGVVYGDLGTSPLYALKECFAGHIGLQPGPQEVLSLISLFFWTIMVVVSFKYVLLVLSADDKGEGGVLTLASLASRRLSPRARAIAMLLGLVGVGLFAGDAVITPAISVLSAVEGLEVIAPDLAPFVLPVTLIVLVILFGAQHYGTAGIGQLFGPIMLLWFGVLALLGAIEIIQNPVILQAINPLYAIDFIVERPGVAFITLGAVVLCVTGTEALYADMGHFGRGAIRLAWGSLVMPALLLNYFGQGALLLRNPAAVENPFYLLAPSWLTLPLLVLATMATVIASQAVISGTYSVVRQAILLGYLPRQEIRHTSEREIGQIYLPLVNWLLLAGIVIVTLWFQTSSNLAAAYGIAVTGTMVLTTLLLMVVAATRWKWPRWLIALVCAPLLLVDATFFAANSTKLLAGGWLPILFALLAILVMTTWKRGRELVLDKLENKSFALTRFVDNMLEHPPLRVPGTAVFLSRSEMVVPHAMLHNLKHNKILHERIIFLTVRIKDEPWLAFSERVQLKQLGEGFWQVVAHFGYKETPDMEEIFQACAQHDLKVAMSQTSFFLSHENLVSTDIPGMARWREGLFVWMNRNALKATDFFHIPANRVVELGVLLEL, via the coding sequence TTGAAATGGAATTTCATGATGGGTCGACAACTTCACCAAGGACGGGCGGCGATTACGCTGGCAGCGCTCGGGGTCGTCTACGGCGATCTGGGCACCAGCCCGCTCTATGCCCTCAAGGAGTGCTTTGCCGGCCACATCGGTTTGCAGCCGGGCCCACAGGAGGTTCTCTCCCTCATATCCCTCTTCTTCTGGACCATCATGGTGGTGGTCTCGTTCAAATATGTGCTGCTGGTGCTGAGTGCCGACGACAAGGGTGAAGGGGGCGTACTGACCCTCGCCTCGCTGGCATCACGCCGCCTCTCGCCCCGCGCCCGTGCTATCGCCATGCTGCTTGGCCTGGTCGGGGTGGGACTTTTTGCCGGAGATGCGGTGATCACCCCCGCCATCTCGGTGCTCTCTGCCGTCGAGGGGCTGGAGGTGATCGCCCCGGATCTCGCCCCCTTCGTGCTCCCAGTGACGCTGATCGTGCTGGTGATCCTCTTTGGTGCCCAGCATTACGGCACTGCGGGGATAGGTCAGCTGTTCGGCCCCATCATGCTGCTCTGGTTTGGCGTGCTGGCCCTGCTGGGGGCGATCGAAATCATCCAGAATCCGGTCATTCTGCAGGCCATCAATCCGCTTTATGCCATTGATTTTATTGTCGAGCGACCCGGTGTTGCCTTCATTACCCTGGGCGCCGTAGTGCTCTGCGTGACGGGCACGGAGGCGCTCTACGCCGACATGGGTCACTTTGGCCGCGGTGCCATCCGACTGGCGTGGGGCTCGCTGGTGATGCCGGCCCTGCTGCTCAACTACTTCGGTCAGGGCGCGCTGCTGCTGCGTAATCCCGCCGCCGTCGAGAACCCCTTCTACCTGCTCGCCCCCTCCTGGCTCACCCTGCCACTGCTGGTGCTGGCCACCATGGCGACCGTCATCGCCTCGCAGGCGGTTATCTCCGGCACCTACTCGGTGGTGCGTCAGGCGATCCTGCTCGGCTATCTGCCCCGTCAGGAGATCCGCCACACCTCCGAGCGGGAGATTGGCCAGATCTACCTGCCGCTGGTGAACTGGTTGCTGCTGGCAGGGATTGTCATCGTGACCCTCTGGTTCCAGACCTCAAGCAATCTGGCCGCCGCCTACGGTATCGCCGTCACCGGTACCATGGTGCTCACAACCCTGCTGCTGATGGTGGTAGCCGCCACACGCTGGAAGTGGCCACGCTGGCTGATTGCGCTGGTGTGCGCGCCGCTGCTGCTGGTAGACGCCACCTTCTTTGCCGCCAACAGTACCAAGCTGCTGGCGGGCGGCTGGCTCCCCATTCTGTTTGCCCTGCTCGCCATTCTGGTGATGACTACCTGGAAGCGGGGGCGCGAGCTGGTGCTCGACAAACTGGAGAACAAGTCGTTTGCCCTGACCCGCTTTGTCGACAACATGCTTGAGCACCCACCGCTGCGGGTGCCGGGCACAGCCGTGTTCTTGTCACGCTCCGAGATGGTGGTGCCCCACGCCATGCTGCACAATCTCAAACACAACAAGATCCTGCACGAACGGATCATTTTCCTCACCGTTCGCATCAAGGATGAACCCTGGCTCGCCTTTAGCGAACGGGTCCAGCTCAAGCAGCTTGGGGAGGGTTTTTGGCAAGTTGTCGCCCATTTTGGCTACAAGGAGACCCCCGACATGGAGGAGATCTTTCAAGCCTGCGCCCAGCACGATCTCAAAGTCGCCATGAGCCAGACCTCCTTCTTCCTCTCTCACGAGAATCTGGTCAGCACCGATATTCCGGGCATGGCCCGCTGGCGCGAGGGGCTGTTTGTCTGGATGAATCGCAACGCCCTCAAGGCGACCGATTTCTTCCATATTCCGGCCAACCGGGTGGTGGAGCTGGGGGTATTGCTGGAGCTTTGA
- a CDS encoding energy transducer TonB, which translates to MDSAIGPAKLISLAMAIALHSAIFWFAYERAPAPVAQPLPITLSARWAGESTTAKQPARKAAPTAKPAAKQVRPARPKPVVKKRVSKPIVKPVAHAAAKPAGSAVSQQSQTPAAMPVSPVTDNSSNTGSSHSTAPAGSNNQHATTGSSAPIARDPSLHNPEPPYPYESRSRGEEGRVILKVRVNADGTASSVEIDQSSGYYRLDREARRTVSRWRFIPGKQNNVAVAAWARVTIIFQIRG; encoded by the coding sequence ATGGATAGTGCTATCGGGCCTGCCAAGCTTATCTCTCTGGCCATGGCCATCGCTCTGCACTCCGCTATCTTCTGGTTTGCCTATGAGCGAGCTCCCGCACCTGTTGCCCAGCCCCTGCCGATCACTCTGTCCGCTCGCTGGGCAGGTGAAAGCACGACTGCCAAACAACCGGCCAGAAAGGCAGCACCAACCGCGAAACCTGCAGCAAAGCAGGTTCGGCCTGCGCGCCCCAAACCGGTGGTCAAAAAGAGAGTCAGCAAACCCATCGTCAAACCGGTTGCCCATGCGGCCGCCAAACCTGCCGGATCAGCGGTCAGCCAACAATCGCAAACGCCTGCAGCGATGCCCGTGAGTCCGGTCACCGACAACAGTTCGAATACAGGCAGCAGCCACTCCACGGCGCCGGCAGGCAGCAACAACCAACACGCCACCACTGGCAGCAGCGCCCCCATTGCGCGAGATCCCTCCCTGCACAATCCCGAGCCCCCCTACCCCTACGAGTCGCGCAGTCGGGGGGAAGAGGGTCGGGTCATCCTCAAGGTACGGGTCAACGCCGATGGCACGGCAAGTTCGGTGGAGATCGATCAGAGCAGCGGGTATTACCGGCTCGACAGGGAAGCGCGCCGCACAGTCAGCCGCTGGCGCTTTATTCCCGGCAAACAGAACAATGTGGCCGTCGCGGCCTGGGCAAGAGTCACCATCATTTTTCAGATAAGGGGTTAA